One window from the genome of Gimesia aquarii encodes:
- a CDS encoding type III polyketide synthase has protein sequence MTTILGIGTAVPESYFSQSDSGQIAADYVGKDQQLKRLLPILYKKTKVKRRFSVTLSSSEGDLRDRQKLYRPLTSPEDNGPGTAERMRFFEEYASELALSAARQALEQAGVQSDEITHLVTVSCTGMVAPGFDIDLVTTLPLKADTPRTHIGFMGCHAAINGLRVAEAFTKQDPLARVLLCSIELCSLHYQYQAEAEQVVANALFADGAAALVLGQNEKADNVWHLRDCGTEIIAGSRNMMSWRVGNHGFDMTLSPELPTLIEKQLRPWMERWLSEFQLQPEDIKSWAAHPGGPRILQSFQQAMNLTRENLSPSYQILEQFGNMSSSTILFLIKQLQQSEATLPCVAIGFGPGITIESALFC, from the coding sequence ATGACGACTATTTTAGGAATAGGAACCGCCGTTCCCGAATCATATTTTTCGCAGTCCGACAGTGGGCAGATTGCCGCAGATTACGTTGGCAAAGACCAACAACTCAAAAGATTGCTGCCAATCTTGTATAAAAAAACAAAAGTGAAGCGGCGTTTTAGCGTCACGCTTAGTTCGTCAGAAGGTGACCTGCGAGACCGCCAAAAGCTTTATCGCCCGTTAACATCACCAGAAGATAACGGGCCGGGAACTGCCGAGCGAATGCGTTTCTTTGAAGAATATGCAAGCGAATTGGCCCTGAGTGCGGCACGACAAGCTTTAGAACAAGCGGGAGTTCAATCAGACGAGATCACACATCTCGTCACTGTTTCCTGTACTGGTATGGTGGCTCCCGGTTTTGATATTGATCTGGTTACTACATTACCATTGAAAGCTGATACACCACGTACACATATCGGTTTCATGGGTTGCCACGCCGCCATTAATGGACTGCGGGTGGCAGAAGCATTTACGAAACAAGATCCTTTAGCCCGCGTGCTACTTTGTTCAATCGAACTCTGTAGCCTGCATTATCAATACCAAGCAGAAGCAGAACAGGTTGTTGCGAATGCCCTGTTTGCTGATGGCGCTGCCGCCTTAGTGTTAGGTCAAAACGAGAAAGCTGACAATGTCTGGCATCTGCGAGACTGCGGTACAGAAATTATTGCAGGCAGCCGCAATATGATGTCCTGGCGAGTAGGTAATCACGGTTTTGATATGACGCTTTCTCCTGAGCTCCCCACCTTGATCGAAAAGCAACTGCGTCCCTGGATGGAACGCTGGCTAAGTGAGTTTCAGCTGCAACCAGAAGACATCAAAAGCTGGGCAGCGCATCCCGGGGGGCCACGGATATTACAAAGTTTTCAACAAGCGATGAACCTGACCCGCGAGAATCTCAGTCCTTCGTACCAGATCCTGGAACAATTCGGCAATATGTCCTCTTCCACTATTTTATTCCTGATCAAACAACTTCAACAGAGCGAAGCGACTTTACCATGTGTCGCAATCGGGTTTGGCCCTGGTATCACAATCGAGTCAGCGCTCTTCTGTTAA
- the deoC gene encoding deoxyribose-phosphate aldolase: MNYSYEDMAKMIDHSLLNPTLNTDDLQTGIQLALAYDVASVCILPYYMKECANLLSGSTVKASTTIGFPHGGHTTAIKRAEAEQAITDGCEELDMVVNISKVLSGDWDYVKQDIAAVIEVAHAAGQKVKVIFENCYLDDTQKIRLCEICTELNADWVKTSTGYGSGGATHEDLKLMRKHAGPNVQVKAAGGVRDLDSLLAVRELGVTRCGASRTSDILNEARTRLGLPVIEVTSTGTSSY, encoded by the coding sequence ATGAACTATTCCTACGAAGATATGGCCAAGATGATAGACCACTCACTGCTGAATCCGACATTGAATACTGATGACTTACAAACCGGCATTCAGTTAGCTCTGGCTTATGATGTTGCCAGTGTGTGCATTCTGCCTTATTACATGAAAGAGTGTGCCAATTTACTTTCTGGCAGCACTGTCAAGGCGTCTACAACCATTGGATTTCCGCATGGCGGACATACAACGGCGATTAAGCGTGCAGAAGCAGAGCAGGCAATTACGGATGGCTGCGAAGAGTTGGATATGGTCGTTAATATTTCAAAGGTATTGAGTGGTGACTGGGACTACGTAAAACAGGATATTGCTGCAGTGATTGAAGTGGCACATGCCGCCGGTCAGAAAGTAAAAGTGATTTTCGAAAACTGTTACCTCGATGATACTCAGAAAATACGGCTGTGTGAGATTTGCACTGAATTAAACGCCGATTGGGTCAAAACCTCGACGGGGTACGGATCGGGGGGAGCCACTCACGAAGATCTTAAATTAATGAGAAAACATGCTGGTCCCAATGTGCAAGTGAAAGCAGCGGGAGGTGTTCGCGATCTGGATTCACTGTTGGCAGTGCGTGAACTGGGTGTTACCCGATGTGGAGCCAGTCGCACAAGTGACATTCTGAACGAAGCCAGAACACGGCTGGGGCTACCTGTGATTGAAGTGACATCCACAGGCACGAGCTCTTATTAA
- a CDS encoding NAD(P)/FAD-dependent oxidoreductase has protein sequence MATVSLENRISATLESQDAAQKSWDVVIIGAGPTGSLAARQLTLAGADVLLVDRQSFPRWKVCGCCLNARAVSILEQTELLEEVYAAGAVPLTEFQLRINGHSVTLPLSNSLSLSRTQLDALLIRSAISAGSNFLPEAEARLGSSTSEYQEVVLTRHTKPITIRGKIVLVCEGLNPRLLNRTPEFSNSVDEHSCIGAGAVVPLKPGTLEAGTIFMAVGRAGYVGAVLVEEETLNLAAAILPSFLKEGRPLGTIIHQILQEAGCTLPVDVERLNWQGTARLTRKTSPVADGRVLVLGDASGYVEPFTGEGMGWGLSSAIACVPIVLDGIKDGNQSVVENWIQYHQHHIQNRQRWCRRCAFVLKRPRLARGLIHVLKYCPWIATPVIHHLNQP, from the coding sequence ATGGCAACGGTCTCCCTAGAAAACCGGATTTCGGCGACGCTCGAGTCACAGGATGCGGCCCAAAAATCATGGGACGTTGTCATCATCGGTGCCGGTCCGACTGGTTCTCTGGCTGCACGACAATTAACTTTGGCAGGCGCGGATGTTCTGCTCGTAGACCGTCAATCATTTCCCCGCTGGAAAGTCTGCGGTTGCTGCCTCAACGCGCGAGCCGTCTCTATTTTGGAACAGACGGAGTTACTGGAAGAGGTTTACGCTGCGGGCGCTGTCCCCTTAACGGAATTTCAACTCCGAATCAATGGGCATTCAGTTACGCTCCCGCTATCCAACAGTCTTTCCTTAAGCCGCACACAACTTGATGCCCTTCTGATTCGCTCAGCAATCTCTGCTGGGTCGAACTTTCTTCCAGAAGCAGAAGCTCGCCTGGGTTCTAGTACCAGTGAGTATCAAGAGGTGGTTCTCACACGGCATACCAAACCGATAACGATTCGTGGCAAAATCGTGCTGGTCTGTGAAGGTTTGAATCCTCGACTTTTAAATCGAACCCCTGAATTCTCCAACTCAGTTGATGAGCATTCCTGCATCGGCGCTGGGGCTGTCGTTCCACTGAAGCCAGGAACACTCGAAGCAGGAACCATTTTTATGGCCGTAGGTCGTGCCGGTTATGTAGGAGCCGTGCTCGTTGAAGAAGAGACATTAAACCTGGCTGCAGCGATTCTCCCCAGTTTCCTCAAAGAAGGACGACCGCTTGGAACGATCATCCATCAGATATTGCAGGAAGCGGGTTGTACATTGCCCGTTGATGTGGAACGGCTGAATTGGCAAGGAACTGCCAGGCTGACACGCAAAACCAGTCCCGTAGCCGATGGTCGTGTACTCGTTTTGGGAGATGCATCCGGCTATGTCGAACCATTCACCGGTGAAGGAATGGGCTGGGGACTTTCAAGTGCTATCGCCTGTGTGCCGATAGTCCTTGACGGGATCAAAGACGGGAATCAGTCCGTGGTTGAGAATTGGATTCAATATCACCAACACCATATCCAAAATAGACAGAGGTGGTGCCGACGGTGCGCCTTTGTCTTGAAACGACCACGACTCGCGAGAGGATTGATTCATGTTCTCAAATATTGTCCGTGGATTGCGACTCCGGTAATCCATCACTTGAATCAACCATAG
- a CDS encoding cation:proton antiporter — MTQSLIYDLLTILAAGLIASLVCRWLRASVLIGYLIAGALLGQGVLGWVLDKNHQLEHFAEAGVFLLLFSIGLEFHLDDLKRLGFKLIIGGAVQMTLVAIPVAAVLLWLSISWQSAVLIAAAVTFSSTVLVFKALSERGHSEQSHGRRAIGILLFQDAALIPLLLLVPLLTGTGQAARLTDYIMLALTSILFVVAVAVLRYLLSKWVIPMFARYRSPELVILFTVVSLGAVTLAAYSVGLPPAVGAFAAGLIFNGNRWTKQIDALVLPFRETFAAIFFVGLGLIFDPRLILEKPVEMLLVLVGVIIIKTVAGTIALKLTGLPIRQAFGMGISLAHVGEFAFVLVLLGLESGVLTNVDYQNVVAIAVGSLIVTPPLMRFGLRFVHSEDAENENEHILDTVSSESTRATIIGAGPIGRQLASQLEIKGNDVCLIDFSSINLHPFAQEGFRTVAGDATQSSTLELAGVSDSVLTAVCVPDDETAIRIVRAIRRLNRTGKLIVRCRYQTNVEKLKQAGADRVVSEEAVASIALMRTLTNFGESPD, encoded by the coding sequence ATGACGCAATCGCTAATATACGACCTGCTTACTATTTTGGCGGCAGGACTCATTGCAAGTTTAGTATGTCGATGGTTGCGAGCATCTGTATTAATTGGTTACCTGATTGCAGGTGCGCTCCTGGGACAAGGTGTGCTTGGCTGGGTACTGGATAAAAACCATCAGTTAGAGCACTTCGCAGAAGCAGGCGTTTTTCTACTATTATTTTCGATCGGCCTCGAATTTCACCTCGATGACTTAAAACGGCTCGGATTCAAGTTGATCATTGGTGGTGCGGTTCAAATGACTCTGGTCGCGATTCCAGTCGCCGCCGTATTGCTTTGGTTAAGTATCAGTTGGCAATCAGCAGTACTGATCGCAGCAGCAGTCACGTTTAGTTCAACTGTGCTCGTATTCAAAGCCCTTTCCGAACGGGGACATTCTGAACAATCACATGGTCGGCGCGCCATCGGCATCCTTTTGTTCCAGGATGCAGCATTGATTCCGCTCTTACTTCTTGTCCCTCTGTTAACTGGAACGGGGCAAGCAGCGAGACTGACTGATTATATCATGCTGGCCTTGACGTCAATATTATTTGTTGTCGCAGTTGCAGTACTGAGATACCTGCTCTCGAAATGGGTGATTCCGATGTTTGCCAGATATCGTAGCCCCGAACTAGTAATTCTGTTTACTGTCGTGTCACTAGGCGCAGTGACCCTTGCGGCCTACTCAGTCGGACTCCCTCCAGCCGTAGGTGCATTTGCTGCCGGCTTAATATTCAACGGTAACCGTTGGACCAAACAAATTGACGCTCTCGTATTACCCTTCCGGGAGACTTTTGCTGCCATATTCTTTGTCGGCCTGGGACTCATTTTTGATCCACGTCTGATCCTGGAAAAACCGGTGGAGATGCTCCTGGTCTTAGTCGGTGTCATCATCATCAAAACAGTTGCAGGGACAATCGCACTAAAGCTAACCGGTCTGCCAATTCGCCAGGCATTCGGAATGGGGATTAGTTTAGCGCATGTCGGTGAATTTGCATTTGTCCTGGTGCTGCTTGGTTTAGAATCGGGAGTATTAACGAACGTCGACTATCAAAATGTGGTTGCGATTGCTGTTGGCTCTCTGATTGTGACACCACCTTTGATGAGATTTGGCTTGCGATTCGTACACTCAGAAGACGCGGAAAATGAAAACGAACATATACTCGATACAGTATCATCTGAAAGTACACGGGCAACTATCATTGGAGCTGGACCAATCGGACGTCAGCTTGCTTCGCAACTTGAGATCAAGGGAAACGATGTCTGCCTGATCGACTTTAGCTCGATCAATCTGCACCCTTTCGCCCAGGAAGGATTTCGCACAGTGGCAGGGGACGCGACACAAAGCAGCACGTTAGAGCTTGCTGGAGTCAGTGATTCCGTATTAACAGCCGTCTGTGTCCCCGACGATGAGACGGCAATACGAATTGTACGTGCAATCCGCAGATTAAATCGAACCGGGAAACTCATTGTGCGCTGTCGTTATCAAACCAATGTTGAAAAACTCAAACAAGCAGGCGCCGACCGAGTTGTTAGTGAAGAAGCGGTGGCCTCAATTGCTCTCATGCGAACGTTAACGAATTTCGGTGAATCACCAGACTGA
- a CDS encoding PSD1 and planctomycete cytochrome C domain-containing protein, producing the protein MLRSCLLSSLGFILLLNPAFSSESTKNTQPTKAGLQFFESKIRPVLVNECYECHSVEARKNEKLEGELLLDSKAAMLKGGDTGPSIIPGDSKNSLLMAAIRHESFEMPPKNKLSKQVISDFEKWIQMGAPDPRSGKALEIQKKEIDIAKAREFWSFKPLSQATPPITKNKTWGKTSVDQFILSKLEAKGITPNERANRQTLIRRVYFDLWGLPPEPNEVEQFVNDQSPDAYEKLIDHLLAGQHYGERWARHWLDVSRFAESNGYAFDKDRPAAYHFRDFVIKALNEDMPYDQFIKLQIAGDQLGPTDYMSQAATGFLAAGPFTSQQTQKERERSRYEQLDDVIHTIGTATLGLTLGCARCHDHKFDPVSSRDYYRMIAAFAETGFQDYQHDRNPEKYKKEKVAFDITHKPFIDARLKYEKETLPSKLAIWLEKRPTESIQPKLSEWHTIGPFTAANFENAFNRRNDPEKKVDLKKTYSKGKLKWTPQPTWTDGKVHNTLKGNNSANYLFRTIEVPQATPLDISLGRDDAIKVWLNGKSVLSKKVMGGAAADQDKVKLALKAGKNELLVKIVNAAGPSGFYFKAKDTTPPKKIQTIIALSEADRNEKQKQELLKWYAPHDAGWIELNDAEQENMKKHPKRDLMPVFAARKGGATYNFGADTRKVYHLVRGNSNRKNGLAKPGFLRVLMTADAQEKQWMQEQSEKAKPRHPRVAFADWLTDTKHGAGHLLARVMVNRLWHHHFGRGIVGTPSDFGTQGFRPTNPELLDYLASQLIKENWNLKPIHKLLMMSSVYQQSGLSIASGLKHDPENQLWWRRPAIRMDAEIIRDNLLAVGGTLDKKMFGPGSLNQEDKRRSVYLRVKRDKLIPILQLFDAPDAIQSIGKRNVTTVPPQALAMMNSPFIRKLSENLASRVRADGKKSLEQTVNDVYAISLSRQPTLEEQQQMLQFIHYQTESYGKNPKAGELAVTDFCQLIICTNEFVFVD; encoded by the coding sequence ATGTTGCGCTCCTGCTTGCTTTCGAGCTTGGGATTCATCCTGCTGCTGAATCCCGCCTTCTCTTCAGAGTCAACAAAAAACACGCAACCCACTAAAGCAGGTTTGCAGTTCTTTGAATCGAAAATCAGGCCGGTGCTCGTAAATGAATGTTATGAATGCCATTCAGTCGAAGCCAGGAAAAATGAAAAACTCGAAGGCGAGTTACTGCTGGATTCAAAAGCAGCGATGCTTAAGGGAGGTGATACGGGACCCAGTATTATACCTGGAGACTCAAAAAACAGTTTGTTGATGGCGGCGATTCGACACGAGTCATTTGAGATGCCGCCCAAGAACAAATTGTCGAAGCAGGTGATTTCTGATTTTGAGAAGTGGATTCAAATGGGAGCCCCTGATCCACGGAGTGGTAAGGCGCTGGAAATACAAAAAAAAGAAATTGATATTGCCAAAGCACGCGAATTCTGGTCTTTCAAACCACTCAGCCAGGCTACGCCTCCGATTACAAAAAATAAAACGTGGGGCAAGACATCCGTTGATCAGTTTATCTTGTCAAAACTAGAAGCGAAGGGGATTACGCCCAATGAACGGGCAAATCGACAAACTTTAATTCGACGGGTTTATTTTGACCTTTGGGGACTGCCTCCCGAGCCAAACGAAGTGGAACAGTTTGTCAATGATCAATCTCCTGATGCCTACGAAAAACTCATCGATCATTTGTTAGCCGGTCAACATTATGGCGAGCGTTGGGCCCGTCATTGGCTTGATGTTTCTCGATTCGCAGAAAGTAATGGGTATGCGTTTGATAAAGATCGTCCTGCCGCTTATCACTTTCGCGATTTCGTGATTAAAGCTCTCAACGAAGATATGCCCTATGATCAATTTATCAAGCTGCAAATTGCCGGTGATCAGTTAGGTCCTACAGATTATATGTCACAAGCCGCCACCGGTTTTTTAGCCGCTGGCCCTTTTACCTCACAGCAAACACAAAAAGAACGCGAACGTAGTCGATACGAGCAGTTAGATGATGTAATTCACACCATCGGTACTGCAACGTTGGGGCTGACACTCGGTTGTGCTCGCTGTCACGATCATAAGTTCGATCCTGTTTCCAGCCGCGATTATTATCGGATGATTGCGGCATTTGCCGAAACAGGGTTTCAAGACTACCAACACGATCGGAATCCGGAAAAATATAAAAAGGAAAAAGTAGCCTTTGATATCACCCATAAACCATTTATCGATGCGCGGCTCAAATATGAGAAAGAAACCCTGCCTTCAAAATTAGCAATCTGGCTGGAAAAAAGACCGACCGAATCCATTCAGCCTAAGCTCAGCGAGTGGCATACCATTGGTCCCTTTACAGCAGCGAATTTTGAGAATGCTTTCAATCGAAGAAATGATCCTGAGAAAAAAGTGGATCTGAAGAAAACCTACTCCAAAGGGAAATTAAAGTGGACACCTCAGCCAACCTGGACTGATGGTAAAGTTCATAACACTCTAAAAGGAAATAATTCTGCCAATTATCTGTTTCGGACGATAGAAGTCCCTCAGGCAACTCCGCTCGATATTTCGCTCGGTCGAGATGATGCGATTAAGGTCTGGTTGAATGGGAAGTCGGTGTTATCCAAAAAAGTAATGGGGGGCGCCGCCGCTGATCAGGATAAAGTCAAACTCGCACTGAAGGCTGGCAAAAACGAACTCCTGGTAAAAATTGTGAATGCCGCTGGTCCCTCCGGATTTTATTTTAAGGCGAAAGATACAACGCCTCCCAAAAAGATCCAAACGATTATTGCTTTGTCAGAAGCTGACCGTAATGAAAAGCAAAAACAGGAACTGCTGAAATGGTATGCTCCCCATGATGCGGGCTGGATCGAGCTCAATGATGCAGAGCAGGAAAATATGAAAAAGCATCCCAAGCGTGACCTGATGCCTGTGTTTGCCGCGCGAAAGGGAGGAGCCACATATAATTTTGGAGCCGATACCCGCAAGGTCTATCATCTTGTACGAGGAAACTCCAATCGTAAAAATGGATTGGCAAAGCCTGGTTTTCTGCGAGTTTTGATGACAGCTGACGCACAAGAAAAACAGTGGATGCAGGAACAATCTGAAAAAGCGAAGCCACGTCATCCAAGAGTTGCTTTTGCGGATTGGTTGACAGATACCAAACATGGTGCAGGGCATCTTTTGGCGCGAGTCATGGTGAATCGATTATGGCATCATCATTTTGGACGAGGAATTGTGGGGACACCTAGTGATTTTGGGACACAAGGTTTTCGCCCTACGAATCCTGAGCTACTTGATTATCTGGCTTCGCAGCTTATTAAAGAAAATTGGAATCTTAAGCCCATACATAAACTGTTGATGATGAGTTCCGTTTATCAGCAGTCAGGTCTTTCAATTGCAAGTGGCCTCAAGCATGATCCCGAAAACCAGTTATGGTGGAGGCGTCCTGCAATTCGAATGGATGCGGAAATCATTAGAGATAACCTCTTAGCCGTCGGTGGAACACTTGACAAAAAAATGTTCGGACCCGGGTCATTGAATCAGGAAGACAAACGACGAAGTGTTTACTTGAGAGTGAAACGAGATAAACTGATTCCAATATTGCAACTATTTGATGCACCTGATGCAATTCAGAGTATCGGGAAACGGAATGTTACTACGGTGCCTCCTCAGGCATTGGCGATGATGAATTCGCCATTCATCCGTAAATTATCTGAAAATCTGGCAAGTCGAGTTCGTGCTGATGGTAAGAAAAGCCTGGAGCAAACAGTCAATGACGTTTATGCCATCAGTCTCTCAAGGCAACCGACTTTGGAAGAACAGCAACAGATGTTGCAGTTTATCCATTATCAGACAGAATCTTATGGCAAGAATCCCAAGGCAGGCGAGTTGGCAGTTACTGATTTTTGCCAGTTGATTATTTGTACTAATGAGTTTGTATTCGTTGATTAA
- a CDS encoding HPF/RaiA family ribosome-associated protein, with the protein MHISITDRNKILNSDLRELCERRLDFALSRFESSIKNIDLVIVDENGPRGGVDKACRICISLYRAGDIVINEKASDVATCVSGIAERASRAVARAVERSQQFDRTKKEVHETT; encoded by the coding sequence ATGCATATATCCATCACAGATCGGAATAAAATTTTGAATAGTGATCTAAGAGAATTGTGTGAGCGACGGTTAGATTTTGCGTTGTCAAGATTCGAATCATCGATTAAAAATATTGATCTTGTGATTGTAGACGAAAATGGACCACGAGGTGGTGTTGATAAAGCATGTCGCATTTGCATCTCTCTTTACCGTGCAGGCGACATAGTGATTAATGAAAAAGCTTCGGATGTCGCTACTTGCGTTTCAGGAATTGCCGAACGAGCCAGTCGTGCCGTCGCTCGCGCAGTGGAACGATCTCAGCAGTTTGATCGAACCAAAAAAGAGGTTCATGAAACAACCTAA
- a CDS encoding methyltransferase domain-containing protein: protein MSEKTALLTASTKISLWPNLKTRNRQQELMDDPQLDEALHQRALEGLSRVNRVSRTHRLLWQPIEKYCRQNRITSISVLDLGCGSGDLLIWLKTKARSKGIELKITGCDLSPVALEAARQRADRERLDSNFLQMDVLSEALPANQDIIVSSLFLHHLQESDVVKLLQRMAETARHLIVTQDLLRSRWGYLLCLAGTQLISRSPIVHVDGPLSVAGAFTLAEIQQLAEQAGLAHCQINRHWPERFVFTWQRSP, encoded by the coding sequence ATGTCCGAGAAGACTGCTCTACTGACTGCTTCAACAAAAATTTCCCTCTGGCCGAATTTGAAGACAAGAAATCGGCAACAGGAATTAATGGACGATCCACAATTGGATGAAGCGTTGCACCAACGGGCATTGGAAGGTTTGTCACGAGTCAACCGGGTGTCGCGCACACATCGACTTTTATGGCAACCGATTGAGAAATACTGTCGGCAAAATCGAATAACCTCGATTTCCGTTCTGGATCTGGGATGTGGAAGCGGGGATCTTCTGATCTGGCTGAAGACGAAAGCACGTTCAAAAGGAATCGAACTCAAAATCACCGGCTGTGATCTGAGCCCGGTGGCTCTGGAAGCAGCCCGACAGCGCGCGGATCGAGAAAGACTGGACTCGAATTTTCTACAAATGGACGTACTTAGTGAAGCGTTACCTGCGAATCAGGATATCATCGTCAGTTCGCTTTTTTTACATCATCTGCAAGAAAGTGATGTCGTAAAATTATTGCAACGCATGGCAGAGACTGCCAGACATTTAATAGTGACTCAAGATCTCCTCCGTAGTCGGTGGGGATACCTACTCTGTCTGGCAGGAACTCAGTTGATATCACGTTCGCCGATAGTACACGTTGATGGTCCACTTTCAGTAGCGGGGGCGTTCACTCTCGCTGAAATTCAACAACTGGCTGAACAAGCGGGTCTGGCACACTGTCAGATCAACCGCCATTGGCCCGAACGATTTGTATTCACATGGCAACGGTCTCCCTAG
- a CDS encoding DUF1501 domain-containing protein: MSEQPSGHTGRAFDFEARRSFLKNAGLGFGSLALTGLLKEQGVLNTADAANTAVLQAKRPHFAPKAKSIIWLFMPGSPSQVDTFDYKPMLQKRHGEKLEGADPKTGFFTTSGKLLKSPFKFKQHGESGAWVSEIFPNIANHVDDMSFLYSCFSRSNNHTPAMLEMNSGAFLQGRPCMGSWVTYGLGTENSNLPGFVVMHGAMPRGGNPIWAPGFLPKKYQPTSIDGRSTVPISNLSRLKTMTDKQQRKQLDLLRQMNAKHQELRPHEADLAARLESFELAYRMQTAAPEALSVQDESQTIQKMYGVDQKETELVAKQCITARRMVERGVRFIQIYAGTNGGGGGVADVPWDGHSDINANHRIAAKSVDQPIGALLADLKARGLLDSTLVVWGGEFGRTSDSQGSNGRDHNPNAFTMWMAGGGIKGGVQYGASDDYGYKAVQNRVGVNDLHATLLHLMGINHMKLTYRFNGRDYRLTDLGGELIKEIMA; the protein is encoded by the coding sequence ATGAGTGAGCAACCTTCAGGACATACAGGTAGGGCTTTTGACTTTGAAGCTCGTAGATCGTTTCTTAAAAACGCAGGCTTGGGCTTTGGAAGTCTGGCACTGACGGGACTGTTGAAAGAGCAAGGTGTTCTTAATACTGCCGATGCTGCTAATACGGCGGTCTTGCAGGCAAAACGACCTCATTTTGCACCAAAAGCGAAATCCATTATCTGGTTGTTTATGCCGGGCAGTCCTTCTCAGGTCGATACCTTTGACTACAAACCGATGTTACAGAAAAGGCACGGAGAAAAATTGGAGGGAGCAGATCCGAAAACAGGTTTCTTTACCACCAGTGGCAAGCTATTGAAATCACCTTTCAAGTTTAAACAGCATGGTGAGTCGGGTGCATGGGTTTCTGAAATCTTTCCCAATATTGCCAATCATGTCGACGATATGTCATTTCTTTATTCGTGTTTTTCCCGGTCTAACAACCACACCCCGGCGATGTTAGAGATGAATTCGGGTGCATTTCTGCAAGGAAGACCCTGTATGGGGTCTTGGGTGACTTATGGGCTGGGAACAGAGAATTCAAACCTTCCCGGTTTTGTGGTCATGCATGGCGCGATGCCCCGGGGAGGGAATCCGATTTGGGCGCCTGGATTTTTACCAAAGAAGTATCAGCCAACGTCGATTGATGGCAGGAGTACTGTGCCCATTTCAAATTTGTCTCGTCTTAAAACAATGACCGACAAACAACAACGAAAGCAACTGGATTTATTGAGGCAGATGAATGCAAAGCATCAGGAATTAAGGCCGCACGAAGCAGACCTGGCAGCACGTTTGGAATCCTTTGAGCTTGCCTATCGAATGCAGACCGCAGCACCTGAAGCATTGAGTGTGCAAGATGAATCGCAGACGATTCAAAAAATGTATGGAGTTGATCAAAAGGAAACCGAGCTTGTTGCGAAACAGTGTATCACTGCGCGGCGGATGGTTGAGCGGGGAGTTCGATTTATTCAGATCTATGCCGGTACCAATGGCGGTGGAGGTGGTGTTGCTGATGTGCCGTGGGACGGGCATAGTGATATTAATGCCAATCATCGTATCGCTGCGAAATCGGTTGATCAGCCGATCGGTGCGCTTCTGGCAGACTTGAAAGCGCGTGGACTTTTAGATTCAACGCTTGTGGTTTGGGGAGGCGAATTCGGAAGGACCTCGGACTCTCAAGGCAGTAACGGTCGAGATCATAATCCGAATGCATTCACAATGTGGATGGCAGGCGGCGGCATTAAAGGTGGTGTCCAATATGGTGCCAGTGATGATTATGGTTACAAGGCTGTTCAAAATCGTGTGGGTGTGAATGATCTGCATGCGACGTTGTTGCATCTCATGGGCATCAATCATATGAAATTGACCTATCGGTTCAATGGCCGCGATTATCGCCTCACCGACCTGGGGGGAGAGCTCATCAAAGAAATAATGGCTTGA